A genome region from Blautia coccoides includes the following:
- a CDS encoding substrate-binding domain-containing protein: protein MRKSVGRLLLAVVCLLCMSGCAGKDVKEPEREFIIGVVTKSRNSEYWMSVNAGMEKAAKEMNVKTVILSPDTETDKKIQKKMIRDLLKMKVDALAVSPIDSNDNRDYYLQAQELGIPVYSYDTPIADVEVPYIGIDNEKVGYELAGALAEKMGHKGNIAIIAGSREQTSHEKRIAGFEKYMEQEPDIHIEVEKSGYSNLRVSEQEMEEIQSNYPDLDGIMTTSAVTALGLAEATKGSGIYIASVDDQEDAIRAVEEGRITVLGAQSGYDIGYETVKYIVNDKKGIKQDREKILETQILTQENVEDYQNLKK, encoded by the coding sequence ATGCGAAAGAGTGTGGGAAGGCTTTTGCTGGCAGTTGTGTGTTTGTTATGTATGAGCGGCTGCGCCGGGAAGGATGTGAAGGAACCGGAGAGGGAGTTTATCATAGGGGTGGTGACAAAATCCAGGAACAGTGAATATTGGATGTCTGTCAATGCCGGTATGGAAAAGGCGGCCAAGGAGATGAATGTGAAAACAGTTATCCTCTCCCCGGATACAGAGACGGATAAAAAGATACAGAAGAAAATGATACGGGATCTGCTGAAAATGAAGGTGGACGCTTTGGCTGTGTCTCCTATTGATTCTAATGACAATCGGGATTATTATCTGCAGGCTCAGGAACTGGGGATTCCGGTATACTCTTATGACACGCCTATTGCGGATGTGGAGGTGCCCTATATTGGCATTGACAATGAAAAGGTAGGGTATGAGCTTGCCGGGGCTCTTGCTGAAAAGATGGGGCATAAAGGGAACATTGCCATCATCGCGGGCAGCAGGGAACAGACATCCCATGAAAAAAGGATTGCCGGGTTTGAAAAGTATATGGAGCAGGAACCGGATATCCATATAGAGGTGGAGAAGAGCGGATACAGCAACCTGCGGGTGTCCGAACAGGAGATGGAAGAGATTCAGAGCAATTATCCGGATTTGGACGGTATTATGACCACCAGTGCAGTTACAGCGCTGGGGCTTGCTGAGGCTACCAAAGGCAGCGGTATTTACATAGCCTCTGTGGATGACCAGGAGGATGCCATTCGGGCAGTGGAAGAAGGACGCATTACTGTGCTGGGAGCCCAGTCCGGCTATGATATTGGATATGAGACTGTGAAGTATATTGTGAATGATAAAAAGGGGATAAAACAGGACCGGGAAAAGATTTTGGAAACACAAATACTGACCCAGGAAAATGTAGAGGATTATCAGAACCTAAAAAAATGA
- a CDS encoding iron-containing alcohol dehydrogenase translates to MAREFIVPGQIISGSGALDMAEGVLKGLGKKALIVTDKVMIQLGNCAKVEAALKNQGVEYAIYSEIVGEPTDTMIENGLTLYKEEGCDFLVALGGGSPIDSMKAIGSLVVNGGCISDYMGKVIDVEVPPMVAIPTTAGTGSEATQFTIITDTKKNIKMLLKGKVLMPSLAIIDPQFTMTAPPKITAATGLDALCHAVEAYTSRKSQTLSDTFAVSAVKRIFKYLPAAFKDGSNEEARVQMSVAALEAGIAFNNASVTIIHGMSRPIGALFHVAHGLSNAMLLKECLTFALEGAYDRFAELGRTVGVAVDTDSDKEASEKFLAAVEAITKELETPTLAEFGIDKDEFFKVIDKMAFDAMDSGSPQNTMREVTEDDVKQIYRNLW, encoded by the coding sequence ATGGCAAGAGAATTTATCGTACCGGGTCAGATCATTTCCGGTTCAGGTGCATTAGATATGGCAGAGGGAGTATTAAAAGGACTTGGAAAAAAAGCCCTTATTGTCACAGATAAAGTTATGATCCAGTTGGGAAACTGCGCAAAAGTTGAGGCGGCCCTGAAAAATCAGGGAGTTGAATATGCCATTTACTCTGAGATCGTAGGTGAGCCAACAGATACCATGATTGAAAACGGTCTGACATTATACAAAGAGGAAGGCTGTGATTTCCTGGTAGCCCTGGGCGGAGGAAGCCCCATTGATTCCATGAAAGCCATCGGTTCTCTTGTTGTCAACGGCGGATGCATTTCAGACTACATGGGTAAAGTGATCGATGTGGAAGTGCCTCCTATGGTAGCGATTCCAACAACAGCCGGAACCGGATCTGAGGCAACTCAGTTTACGATCATTACAGATACAAAGAAAAACATTAAGATGCTGTTAAAGGGCAAAGTCCTGATGCCGAGCCTGGCGATCATTGACCCGCAGTTCACTATGACCGCGCCGCCTAAAATCACAGCAGCTACAGGTCTGGATGCCTTATGTCACGCGGTGGAGGCTTACACATCCAGAAAATCACAGACACTTTCCGATACCTTTGCTGTGTCAGCAGTAAAACGTATCTTTAAATATCTGCCGGCTGCATTCAAGGATGGCAGCAATGAGGAAGCCAGAGTACAGATGTCTGTGGCAGCTCTGGAGGCAGGTATTGCCTTCAACAATGCCTCCGTTACCATTATCCACGGAATGAGCCGTCCGATCGGTGCTCTGTTCCATGTAGCTCACGGCCTTTCCAATGCCATGCTGTTAAAAGAGTGCCTGACATTTGCCCTTGAGGGAGCTTACGACCGTTTTGCAGAACTGGGACGCACGGTTGGTGTTGCAGTAGATACAGATTCTGACAAAGAGGCAAGTGAAAAGTTCCTTGCTGCTGTGGAAGCTATCACAAAAGAGCTGGAAACTCCCACATTGGCTGAGTTCGGCATTGACAAAGATGAGTTCTTCAAGGTGATCGACAAGATGGCTTTTGATGCAATGGATAGCGGAAGCCCGCAGAATACCATGAGAGAAGTTACTGAGGATGATGTGAAACAGATTTATAGAAATTTGTGGTAA
- a CDS encoding 5-deoxy-glucuronate isomerase, with product MGKVFGYPEFDANGEKILTTYDNEYKDMMMDIRVYRMKAGETRSFKRDGEETAVLLLFGNITYAWEDSKETVSRKDVFTEGPWCVHVCTGTEVSVTAEADSEILVQCTKNDTEFAAKLYKPEDAPWGYSCKGKFGNVAKRRVNTIFDHDIAPWSNMVLGEVLNDRGNWSGYLPHRHPQPETYYFMFDRPEGFGASFVGDQVFKSTDGSFSAIPGGELHPQAVAPGFQMYTCWMIRHLEGNPWLQTDRCEDERYTWLHDAEF from the coding sequence ATGGGAAAAGTGTTCGGATACCCGGAGTTTGACGCAAACGGTGAAAAAATTCTTACAACCTATGACAATGAATACAAAGACATGATGATGGACATCCGTGTTTACCGCATGAAAGCCGGCGAGACCAGATCCTTTAAAAGAGACGGCGAAGAGACAGCGGTACTTCTGCTCTTTGGAAACATCACCTATGCATGGGAAGACAGCAAAGAGACGGTCAGCAGAAAAGACGTGTTCACAGAGGGTCCCTGGTGCGTCCATGTGTGTACTGGAACTGAAGTCAGCGTGACTGCAGAGGCGGATTCCGAGATCCTTGTGCAGTGCACAAAGAATGATACAGAGTTTGCCGCAAAATTATATAAACCGGAGGATGCTCCCTGGGGATATTCCTGTAAAGGGAAATTCGGCAATGTTGCAAAGAGAAGAGTCAACACTATTTTTGACCATGATATCGCTCCCTGGTCCAACATGGTTTTAGGTGAAGTCCTCAATGACAGGGGAAACTGGTCAGGATATCTGCCTCACAGACATCCGCAGCCAGAGACTTACTACTTTATGTTTGACCGTCCGGAAGGTTTTGGCGCCAGCTTTGTAGGAGATCAGGTTTTCAAAAGCACAGACGGAAGCTTCTCAGCAATTCCGGGGGGCGAACTGCATCCTCAGGCAGTGGCTCCGGGATTCCAGATGTACACCTGCTGGATGATCCGCCATTTAGAAGGCAATCCGTGGCTGCAGACAGACCGCTGTGAAGATGAGCGCTATACCTGGCTGCACGACGCTGAGTTTTAG
- the iolD gene encoding 3D-(3,5/4)-trihydroxycyclohexane-1,2-dione acylhydrolase (decyclizing) yields MAKTTRMTVAQAIVKFLDNQYVSMDGVETKFVEGFFTIFGHGIAVGLGEALDSDPGQLRVMQGRNEQGMCHVATAFAKQNNRKSIIPCASSVGPGAANMVTACATATVNNIPLLVFPADTFASRQPDPVLQQLEQSSSLATTTNDAFKPVCKYWDRITRPEQLMTALINAMRVLTDPSETGACCIALPQDVEGESYDYPDYFFEKRVHRITRPVAVEEELEDIAEVIANAKRPLLIVGGGVKYSEAGETVEKFCEEFHIPFGESQAGKSACQTSNPYCLGGIGVTGTLASNVIAKDADVVIAVGSRLSDFTTSSKHLFRNEDVKFVTINNNRYHAYKMDAVKAIGDAKATVEALAEKLRAKGYVSSYNGEIEAAKEAWDKEWDRLAGIEYTGDDFEPIIKARDPRTVPEFVKLTNGKITQTAALAAINKTIDKDATIITAGGSLPSCMQRMWRTDKRGGYHAEYGYSCMGYEVAATLGVKFAEPDNEVYCVVGDSSFQMLHSEIMTIMQERKKVNILVFDNCGFGCINNLEMNHGIGSIATEFRYTDGKKPTGDLIPVDYAKIGEGYGLKTYTCKTIAELVDALEDAKKQDIACLFDLKVIPKTMTDGYESWWNVGIATTSDKDSVKRACEGVMTGRNESRAY; encoded by the coding sequence ATGGCAAAGACAACAAGAATGACGGTTGCACAGGCTATCGTTAAATTTTTAGATAATCAGTATGTATCCATGGATGGTGTGGAGACAAAATTCGTGGAAGGTTTCTTTACCATCTTCGGACACGGCATTGCAGTGGGTCTTGGAGAGGCGCTGGATAGTGATCCGGGACAGTTAAGGGTTATGCAGGGAAGAAATGAGCAGGGCATGTGCCACGTGGCAACAGCATTTGCAAAACAGAACAACAGAAAAAGCATTATTCCCTGTGCTTCATCCGTAGGACCTGGAGCTGCCAACATGGTGACAGCCTGCGCGACTGCCACAGTGAACAATATCCCGCTTCTGGTATTCCCGGCAGATACCTTTGCCTCCAGACAGCCTGACCCGGTTCTGCAGCAGTTAGAGCAGAGCAGCAGCCTTGCTACAACAACCAACGATGCATTTAAACCGGTGTGCAAATACTGGGATAGGATCACACGTCCGGAGCAGCTTATGACAGCACTGATCAACGCAATGCGTGTTCTGACAGATCCCTCTGAGACAGGCGCGTGCTGCATCGCCCTTCCTCAGGATGTAGAGGGAGAATCTTATGATTACCCAGATTATTTCTTTGAGAAACGTGTACACAGGATCACACGTCCTGTGGCAGTGGAAGAAGAGCTGGAAGATATAGCTGAAGTGATTGCAAACGCAAAGAGACCTCTGCTTATTGTAGGCGGCGGTGTTAAATATTCTGAAGCCGGTGAGACAGTTGAAAAGTTCTGTGAGGAATTCCATATTCCGTTTGGCGAGAGTCAGGCAGGAAAGAGTGCATGCCAGACAAGCAATCCTTACTGTCTGGGCGGTATCGGTGTGACAGGAACCCTGGCATCCAATGTCATTGCAAAAGATGCCGATGTGGTGATCGCAGTAGGTTCCAGACTCTCCGACTTTACCACAAGCTCCAAACACTTATTCAGAAATGAAGACGTAAAATTTGTTACGATCAACAACAACAGATACCATGCATATAAGATGGATGCTGTAAAAGCTATCGGTGATGCAAAAGCCACAGTGGAAGCCCTGGCTGAAAAGCTCCGTGCAAAAGGATATGTTTCTTCCTACAACGGAGAAATCGAAGCTGCCAAAGAGGCATGGGACAAAGAGTGGGATCGTTTGGCCGGAATCGAGTACACAGGCGATGACTTTGAGCCGATCATCAAGGCAAGAGACCCGAGAACGGTTCCTGAGTTCGTGAAACTGACAAACGGTAAGATCACACAGACCGCAGCCCTGGCTGCTATCAATAAAACCATTGATAAAGACGCCACCATCATCACAGCAGGCGGTTCCCTGCCAAGCTGTATGCAGCGTATGTGGAGAACAGATAAGAGAGGCGGATATCATGCGGAGTACGGCTATTCCTGCATGGGATACGAGGTGGCTGCCACTCTCGGTGTAAAATTTGCTGAGCCGGACAATGAAGTATATTGTGTAGTAGGTGATTCCAGCTTCCAGATGCTTCACAGTGAAATCATGACGATCATGCAGGAGAGAAAGAAAGTAAACATCTTAGTGTTCGATAACTGCGGATTCGGCTGCATCAACAACCTGGAGATGAACCATGGTATCGGCAGCATTGCCACAGAGTTCCGCTATACAGACGGCAAGAAGCCTACCGGTGATCTGATTCCTGTAGATTACGCGAAGATCGGTGAGGGTTATGGCCTGAAGACTTACACCTGCAAAACCATCGCTGAACTGGTTGACGCTCTTGAGGACGCAAAGAAACAGGATATTGCCTGTCTTTTTGACCTGAAAGTTATTCCGAAAACCATGACAGACGGCTATGAATCCTGGTGGAACGTAGGCATTGCCACAACATCTGACAAGGACAGCGTAAAGAGAGCATGTGAAGGCGTTATGACAGGACGTAATGAGTCCAGAGCTTATTAA
- the iolC gene encoding 5-dehydro-2-deoxygluconokinase, translating to MKYVEFDQSRPLDLVLLGRVAIDFNPAYNDQVKEEFKPLKKVHMFEKFVGGSPANIAVGVTRHGMKAGFLGKVSDDQFGDYVVDYFDEQGIDTSHITRCTGGEKLGLTFTEMLSPKESSILMYRNCIADLQLHVDDIDEEYIKKTKAILISGTALAESPSREAAIKAVLLAKKNNTKIIFDIDYREYNWKNSDEIAIYYSMVAKEADIIMGSREEFDLTEKLIQPGMTDEESAALWQGYNAKIVVIKHGMKGSTAYTCDGQKYSIKPFPVDARKGFGGGDGYGSGFLYGLYQGWEVIDCLEFGSAEASMMVRSNNCSDSLPGPDAVHAFIKEEKEKFGEMIARV from the coding sequence ATGAAGTATGTAGAATTTGATCAGAGCAGACCATTGGATTTGGTATTACTGGGCCGTGTGGCAATCGATTTTAACCCGGCTTACAATGACCAGGTAAAAGAGGAGTTCAAACCTCTGAAGAAAGTCCATATGTTTGAGAAGTTCGTAGGCGGTTCACCGGCCAACATCGCTGTGGGTGTTACAAGACATGGAATGAAGGCAGGTTTTCTGGGAAAAGTTTCTGATGACCAGTTTGGTGACTATGTAGTGGATTATTTCGATGAGCAGGGTATTGATACCTCACACATTACAAGATGTACCGGCGGTGAGAAACTGGGCCTGACATTTACTGAGATGTTATCCCCAAAGGAAAGCAGTATCCTGATGTACAGAAACTGCATCGCTGACTTACAGCTTCATGTGGATGACATTGATGAAGAATACATAAAAAAGACAAAAGCAATCCTGATCTCTGGAACAGCGCTGGCAGAGAGTCCTTCCAGAGAAGCGGCGATCAAAGCAGTGCTTCTGGCAAAGAAGAATAATACAAAGATCATATTTGACATTGACTACAGGGAGTACAACTGGAAGAACAGTGATGAGATAGCCATCTACTATTCCATGGTAGCAAAAGAAGCTGACATCATCATGGGCTCCAGAGAAGAGTTCGACCTGACAGAAAAACTGATCCAGCCGGGCATGACAGATGAAGAGTCCGCAGCACTGTGGCAGGGCTACAATGCCAAGATCGTTGTTATCAAGCACGGTATGAAAGGCTCCACGGCATATACCTGTGACGGACAGAAATATTCCATCAAACCGTTCCCGGTTGATGCCAGAAAAGGCTTCGGCGGCGGAGACGGATACGGTTCCGGTTTCTTATATGGACTGTACCAGGGATGGGAAGTGATCGACTGCCTGGAATTCGGTTCCGCAGAGGCTTCCATGATGGTCAGAAGCAACAACTGCTCCGATTCTCTTCCGGGACCGGATGCGGTGCACGCGTTTATCAAAGAAGAAAAAGAAAAATTTGGCGAGATGATCGCAAGAGTATAA
- a CDS encoding LacI family DNA-binding transcriptional regulator — translation MAGTIQQIAELAGVSRGTVDRALNNRGRINPEVAKKIEQIADEIGYVPKHRKKADDTVKQAGRGKRVGVVTQLSQSSFMLQVNKGIRDASKKLADQGIEVLVKENASVDEAEQMQAITELEEEGIDALAVMPVDCDNVRVKLNELTEEKNIPVVTFNSDIVGTKRCCFVGLNNWQSGQTAAGLMGLMMRGKGKVLVITGYFSNSAGSRRVDGFVEELKKNFPEMDLVGVQSSFDHTDEVEKIIVNAMSAFPDLEGIFVASGGQAGVKKAFDKLDLHKRPYVIIYDLTPKNEKALLEGTVDFLIDQEGYDQGYRALSILSDMLRRGRMPEKEYMYTEINIKTKYNL, via the coding sequence ATGGCGGGTACAATACAACAGATTGCAGAGCTGGCAGGGGTGTCACGGGGAACTGTGGACCGGGCTTTGAATAACCGGGGGAGGATCAACCCGGAAGTGGCAAAAAAAATAGAGCAGATTGCTGATGAGATCGGATATGTGCCAAAACACAGGAAAAAGGCTGACGATACAGTAAAACAGGCCGGCAGGGGAAAGCGGGTTGGAGTTGTGACACAGTTGTCCCAGTCCTCTTTCATGCTGCAGGTCAACAAAGGGATCAGGGATGCGTCAAAAAAGCTGGCGGACCAGGGCATTGAGGTGCTTGTAAAGGAAAACGCATCCGTGGATGAGGCAGAGCAGATGCAGGCCATCACAGAGCTGGAGGAAGAGGGAATTGACGCACTGGCTGTCATGCCGGTGGATTGTGACAATGTCAGGGTTAAGTTAAATGAGCTGACCGAGGAGAAGAATATACCGGTTGTCACTTTTAATTCTGACATTGTAGGGACAAAAAGATGCTGCTTTGTGGGGCTTAACAACTGGCAGAGCGGACAGACAGCGGCCGGCCTTATGGGATTGATGATGCGGGGTAAAGGAAAGGTGCTGGTCATTACCGGGTACTTTTCCAACAGCGCAGGCAGCCGCAGGGTAGACGGCTTTGTGGAAGAGCTGAAGAAAAACTTTCCGGAAATGGATCTGGTGGGGGTGCAGAGCAGCTTTGATCATACAGATGAAGTGGAGAAGATCATCGTAAATGCTATGTCGGCATTTCCGGATCTGGAGGGCATCTTTGTCGCATCCGGCGGGCAGGCCGGGGTTAAAAAGGCTTTTGATAAGCTGGATCTTCATAAACGCCCGTATGTGATCATCTATGACCTGACACCTAAAAATGAAAAGGCGCTTTTAGAGGGGACCGTGGATTTCCTCATTGATCAGGAGGGATATGACCAGGGATACCGGGCATTATCCATACTGTCGGATATGCTGAGAAGAGGCAGAATGCCGGAAAAAGAATACATGTACACAGAAATCAATATAAAGACAAAATACAATCTCTAG